A genomic region of Thermodesulfobacteriota bacterium contains the following coding sequences:
- a CDS encoding nuclear transport factor 2 family protein has product MKNRLWLLLIISAFCLIGCSPKHRSFQISTDYLNILQDTDPLRSPGFNPDTNASREAIEKFRKFYAVFSPENIRAGVRELYAPDAFFADGFKHVQGLDAIEAYFLRSVESVHSCRFEIADVVDSEGEYYFRWIMHLILERDLEKVIETVGMSHVRFNDRGQIVFHQDYWDTSLIYEQIPVLGRVIAWIKSRF; this is encoded by the coding sequence ATGAAAAATCGTTTATGGCTTTTGCTGATCATTTCAGCCTTCTGTTTGATCGGTTGTTCCCCGAAACACCGGTCTTTCCAGATTTCAACGGATTACCTGAACATATTGCAGGATACGGATCCGCTCCGTTCTCCGGGTTTTAATCCGGACACGAACGCCTCCCGGGAGGCAATCGAAAAATTCCGGAAATTTTACGCTGTTTTTTCACCAGAAAACATTCGCGCCGGCGTCCGGGAACTGTATGCGCCGGATGCCTTTTTCGCCGACGGGTTTAAACACGTTCAGGGACTGGACGCCATAGAGGCCTATTTTCTGAGAAGCGTTGAAAGTGTTCATTCCTGCCGTTTTGAAATAGCGGATGTGGTCGACTCGGAAGGCGAATATTATTTCCGCTGGATCATGCACCTTATCCTCGAGCGGGACCTTGAAAAAGTTATCGAGACCGTGGGCATGTCCCATGTACGATTCAATGACCGGGGGCAAATCGTATTTCACCAGGACTACTGGGACACCTCGCTGATTTATGAGCAGATTCCGGTCCTGGGCCGTGTCATCGCCTGGATCAAAAGTCGTTTTTAA
- a CDS encoding FAD-binding oxidoreductase, with translation MLLSGWGRYPRVEAQGSFYETEDEAAALVSAGHPWIAHGAGGSYGDSALNREVIFTRHYHRLIDLDEGRGIIRCAAGMTLAEIIDRTLPRGWFLKVTPGTRKITVGGAIAADVHGKNHHQQGCFSSSVLSFRLMLPDGRIMTCGRQENPDLFRATCGGMGLTGLVLDAALRLVRVNSAFIRERTIRCRGLNEILENLEHHQAVPYSVAWVDCLEKNGRGLVMLGEHADDGDLSRPPPRSLSVPERFPSPLLNRFSVRLFNRLYFLAAGPSARTRRVSLDQFFYPLDRLDSWNRLYGPSGFIQYQFVLPDEAGTAGLRAVFGKMRDENVGPFLGVLKLFGPANDNPLSFPLKGCSLALDFPMHPRLFPFLDELDAIVIAHGGRHYLAKDARMKAGVFERGYPEAKNFRNIRQRYGLTEKINSLQSLRLHI, from the coding sequence ATGTTGCTATCCGGTTGGGGGCGATATCCCCGCGTTGAGGCGCAAGGCAGCTTCTATGAAACCGAAGATGAAGCCGCGGCCCTGGTGTCGGCCGGGCACCCCTGGATTGCCCATGGCGCCGGGGGTAGCTACGGGGACAGCGCCCTGAACCGGGAGGTGATTTTCACGCGGCATTACCATCGGCTGATCGACCTTGATGAAGGCCGGGGCATTATCCGTTGCGCCGCCGGCATGACCCTGGCGGAAATCATCGACCGGACCCTGCCCCGGGGCTGGTTTCTCAAGGTCACGCCCGGCACCAGGAAGATCACGGTGGGCGGTGCCATTGCCGCCGACGTTCACGGTAAGAATCACCACCAGCAGGGGTGCTTCAGTTCGTCTGTCCTTTCTTTCCGGCTGATGCTGCCGGACGGCCGGATCATGACCTGCGGCCGGCAGGAAAACCCCGACCTGTTCCGGGCCACCTGCGGCGGCATGGGCCTGACCGGCCTGGTCCTGGACGCCGCCCTGCGGCTGGTCCGCGTTAACAGCGCTTTTATTCGGGAACGGACCATCCGCTGCCGGGGGCTGAACGAGATCCTTGAAAACCTTGAACACCATCAGGCCGTGCCGTATTCCGTTGCCTGGGTCGACTGCCTTGAGAAGAACGGCCGCGGCCTGGTCATGCTGGGCGAACACGCCGATGACGGCGACCTGAGCCGGCCGCCGCCCCGCTCCCTGTCCGTTCCGGAGCGGTTCCCTTCGCCGCTGCTCAACCGGTTTTCCGTCCGCCTGTTCAACCGGCTCTATTTCCTGGCCGCGGGCCCCTCCGCCCGGACCCGCCGGGTATCCCTGGACCAATTCTTTTATCCCTTGGACCGCCTGGATTCATGGAACCGCCTTTACGGCCCCTCCGGCTTCATTCAATACCAGTTCGTGCTCCCCGACGAAGCCGGGACCGCGGGGCTGCGCGCCGTGTTCGGAAAAATGAGGGATGAAAACGTTGGCCCGTTTCTGGGCGTGCTCAAACTGTTCGGGCCCGCCAACGACAACCCCCTGTCCTTCCCCCTGAAAGGGTGCTCCCTGGCCCTTGATTTTCCCATGCATCCCCGTCTCTTCCCCTTCCTGGACGAGCTGGACGCCATCGTCATCGCTCACGGCGGCCGGCACTACCTGGCCAAGGACGCCCGCATGAAGGCCGGGGTTTTTGAACGGGGCTATCCGGAAGCGAAAAACTTCAGAAACATCAGGCAACGTTACGGCCTGACGGAAAAAATCAACTCCCTCCAGTCGCTGCGGTTGCACATTTAG
- a CDS encoding patatin-like phospholipase family protein — protein MSKDLLFFAGKKALSIIREEGLKPGRVQVVTGAAGGPKWLVLYGLNRLLFTRFFAGRSDPLHLIGSSIGAWQFAAASVRDPGAAFDRLKEAYIHQRYETKPTPAEVSRESERVLAGYIGDDEIRQVLAHPFFRPAFVTARCARAALASETPLRQIPALGLAAAGNAVSRASLRLFFQRVLFQHPAADGFWNGLNGFSDRRVTLSQENFRAAVMASGSIPLVMSGVSDIPGAPSGVYRDGGIIDYHMNLPFPCDPDRIVLFPHYIPRIVPGWFDKKITWRKPVPAWLDNVLLAAPSPDFVAGLPYGKISDRNDFKLLHRRDEERFRYWETVAGQSRLLADDFEQAVASGDIRDRVRPFDFFNAA, from the coding sequence ATGTCGAAAGACCTTCTTTTTTTCGCCGGGAAAAAGGCCCTGTCCATCATCCGCGAGGAGGGGCTAAAGCCCGGGCGGGTGCAGGTGGTAACCGGCGCTGCGGGCGGCCCCAAGTGGCTGGTCCTCTATGGCTTAAACCGCTTACTGTTCACCCGGTTTTTCGCGGGTAGAAGTGATCCGCTGCATCTGATCGGCTCCTCCATCGGCGCCTGGCAGTTTGCCGCCGCTTCCGTCAGGGATCCCGGAGCGGCCTTTGATCGCCTCAAAGAGGCCTACATCCATCAGCGCTACGAAACCAAACCCACTCCGGCCGAAGTGTCTCGGGAAAGCGAACGGGTGCTGGCCGGGTATATCGGCGACGATGAAATCCGCCAGGTCCTGGCTCATCCGTTTTTCCGGCCGGCCTTCGTGACGGCCCGGTGCGCCCGGGCGGCCCTGGCCAGTGAAACTCCCTTGCGGCAGATCCCCGCCCTGGGCCTGGCCGCCGCCGGCAATGCCGTATCCCGCGCTTCGCTGCGGCTATTTTTCCAGCGGGTCCTGTTCCAGCATCCGGCAGCCGACGGTTTCTGGAACGGGCTTAACGGTTTTTCCGATCGCCGCGTGACCTTAAGCCAGGAAAACTTCCGCGCGGCGGTCATGGCCTCGGGCTCCATCCCCCTGGTCATGTCCGGTGTCAGCGACATCCCGGGCGCGCCGTCCGGCGTTTACCGGGATGGTGGCATCATCGATTATCACATGAACCTTCCCTTTCCCTGCGACCCCGACCGGATCGTGCTCTTTCCCCATTATATTCCCAGGATCGTTCCGGGCTGGTTCGATAAAAAGATCACCTGGCGGAAGCCGGTCCCGGCATGGCTGGACAACGTGCTGCTGGCGGCGCCGTCGCCGGATTTTGTGGCCGGCCTGCCCTACGGGAAAATATCCGACCGCAACGACTTCAAGCTTCTCCACCGCCGGGATGAAGAGCGGTTCCGTTACTGGGAGACGGTGGCCGGCCAGAGCCGATTGCTGGCCGATGACTTTGAACAAGCCGTTGCTTCAGGCGACATCCGGGACCGGGTCCGGCCTTTTGATTTTTTTAATGCGGCCTGA
- a CDS encoding SDR family oxidoreductase: MVDFSLKDRVALITGASRGIGESIALTLAANGAQCILTGRKIDPLNNVADKIKAAGGKAEALACHVGDMEQLNALFRHIKDKYGKLNIVVNNAATNPYFGEMLNAEEWAWDKTNDVNLKGPFFIIQFAARLMIETGTPGSIVNVSSVNAVRPAPMQGIYSITKAGVVGMTKAFAKELAAKNIRVNALLPGLTDTKFSEAIIANKAILDYAVGGIPMGRIAQPEEMAGAVLYLVSDASSFTTGSCITCDGGMLA; encoded by the coding sequence ATGGTTGATTTTTCATTAAAGGACAGGGTGGCCCTGATCACCGGCGCCAGCAGGGGGATAGGGGAGTCCATCGCGCTGACGCTGGCCGCCAACGGCGCCCAGTGTATTCTGACCGGCCGCAAGATCGATCCCTTGAATAACGTGGCGGACAAGATTAAAGCCGCCGGCGGTAAGGCCGAAGCCCTGGCCTGCCATGTCGGCGACATGGAACAACTCAATGCTCTTTTCCGGCACATTAAAGACAAATACGGTAAGCTGAATATTGTGGTCAACAACGCCGCCACCAACCCTTATTTTGGCGAAATGCTCAACGCCGAGGAGTGGGCCTGGGACAAGACCAACGACGTCAATCTCAAGGGGCCGTTTTTCATCATTCAGTTCGCGGCCCGGCTGATGATCGAAACCGGCACACCGGGTTCCATCGTTAACGTGTCGTCGGTCAACGCCGTGCGGCCGGCGCCCATGCAGGGCATTTATTCCATCACCAAGGCCGGCGTTGTGGGCATGACCAAGGCCTTTGCCAAGGAACTGGCCGCCAAGAACATCCGCGTCAACGCCCTCCTGCCGGGCCTGACCGACACCAAGTTCAGCGAAGCCATCATCGCCAACAAGGCCATTCTGGATTATGCCGTCGGCGGCATTCCCATGGGCCGCATCGCCCAGCCGGAGGAAATGGCCGGGGCCGTGCTGTACCTGGTTTCGGACGCGTCGTCTTTTACCACCGGCAGTTGTATTACCTGCGATGGCGGCATGCTGGCTTAA
- a CDS encoding amidohydrolase family protein has translation MIIDCHAHLEERLLPVDLLLKKMDACGIDRTALMAPMCDPIPETGPLLIKLFHFLLTHASLRWAARFMAARFTPEGDIKLPAGAYSIYQDPDNALVFEAVDRHPDRFFGWIFVNPRGNVDPVREYERWKDHPGAIGVKAHPFWHRYAPEALVPVARAAAADGRPLLIHVGFGEHGRFEDLVTQVPGLKLILAHAGFPEYADTWRKIAGNRNILVDVSQTSYVGKKILADVVRALGVDRCCYGTDCPFGFHDEQGTFDMCRIKKRIERLLPDAADRRKILGDNFAAFANI, from the coding sequence ATGATCATCGATTGCCATGCCCATCTGGAAGAGCGGCTGCTGCCCGTTGATCTGCTGCTGAAAAAAATGGATGCCTGCGGGATCGACAGGACCGCCCTCATGGCGCCCATGTGCGATCCCATTCCGGAGACCGGTCCGCTGCTGATCAAGCTGTTTCATTTTCTGCTGACGCATGCGTCCTTGCGTTGGGCGGCCCGGTTTATGGCGGCGCGTTTTACCCCGGAGGGCGACATCAAGCTGCCGGCCGGCGCCTATTCCATTTATCAGGATCCGGACAATGCCCTGGTGTTTGAGGCCGTGGACAGGCATCCGGACCGTTTTTTCGGCTGGATATTTGTCAACCCGCGGGGGAATGTTGATCCGGTCAGGGAATACGAACGCTGGAAGGACCATCCCGGCGCCATCGGCGTCAAGGCCCATCCCTTCTGGCACCGTTACGCTCCGGAGGCCCTGGTCCCGGTGGCCCGGGCGGCCGCGGCCGACGGCCGGCCCTTGCTGATTCACGTCGGGTTCGGTGAACACGGCCGGTTCGAGGATCTGGTGACGCAGGTGCCCGGCCTGAAACTCATCCTGGCCCACGCCGGCTTTCCCGAATATGCCGATACCTGGCGGAAAATAGCGGGCAACCGGAACATTCTGGTGGACGTGTCCCAGACCAGTTACGTGGGCAAGAAGATCCTGGCGGATGTGGTCCGGGCCCTGGGCGTGGACCGGTGCTGCTATGGCACCGACTGTCCCTTCGGTTTTCATGATGAGCAGGGCACTTTTGACATGTGCCGGATAAAGAAAAGAATTGAACGGCTGCTGCCCGATGCCGCTGACCGGCGGAAGATACTGGGCGATAACTTCGCGGCGTTTGCGAACATATAA
- a CDS encoding phosphotransferase family protein, protein MSVIDQPKTVREGEDLDIIKVETYLKDTITGLSGELTVRQFPSGFSNLTYLLKVGDTELVLRRPPFGRKAKTAHDMSREYRILKALHPVFPFCPEALAFCDDPEVLGCDFYVMKCVRGIVLRKNIPAELNMAPEAVRKLCDNMIDILCRLHAVDYQAIGLADFGKPEGYVRRQVEGWSRRYRDARTPDAPDYEKVMAWLADNMPADIDTPCIIHNDYKFDNLVLNPDNPLEIIGVFDWEMATLGDPLMDLGSSLGYWVQADDLEEQKLIRMLPTTAPGMMTRREVVAAYLDRSGRKVDNFNFYFVFGLFRLAVIAQQIYYRFYHGQTKDERFGLLIAAVEVLERAALKAMQNPEF, encoded by the coding sequence ATGAGTGTCATCGATCAGCCGAAAACGGTAAGGGAGGGTGAAGACCTCGATATTATAAAGGTCGAAACCTATTTAAAGGATACCATCACCGGTCTGTCGGGAGAGTTGACGGTCAGGCAGTTTCCCAGCGGGTTTTCCAACCTGACCTATTTACTGAAAGTGGGTGATACCGAACTGGTGCTGCGTCGTCCGCCCTTTGGCCGCAAGGCGAAAACCGCCCACGACATGTCCCGGGAGTACCGGATCTTAAAGGCCCTTCATCCGGTCTTTCCTTTTTGCCCGGAAGCGCTGGCCTTCTGTGACGATCCGGAGGTCCTGGGGTGCGATTTTTACGTCATGAAGTGCGTGCGGGGGATCGTGCTGCGCAAGAACATTCCGGCCGAGCTGAACATGGCGCCGGAGGCCGTCCGCAAACTGTGCGACAACATGATCGATATTTTGTGCCGTTTACATGCCGTTGATTACCAGGCCATCGGCCTGGCGGATTTCGGTAAGCCGGAAGGGTATGTCCGGCGGCAGGTGGAAGGATGGAGCCGCCGCTATCGCGATGCCCGCACTCCGGACGCGCCGGATTACGAGAAGGTCATGGCCTGGCTGGCGGACAACATGCCGGCGGATATCGATACCCCCTGCATCATTCATAACGATTACAAGTTCGACAACCTGGTGCTTAACCCGGACAACCCTCTGGAGATCATTGGCGTCTTTGACTGGGAAATGGCCACCCTGGGCGATCCCCTCATGGACCTGGGCTCGTCCCTGGGATACTGGGTTCAGGCCGATGACCTGGAGGAGCAGAAGCTGATTCGCATGCTGCCGACAACCGCGCCGGGTATGATGACCCGGCGGGAGGTGGTGGCGGCTTATCTTGACAGGAGCGGCCGCAAGGTCGATAATTTCAACTTCTATTTCGTGTTCGGCCTTTTCCGCCTGGCCGTGATCGCCCAGCAGATCTATTACCGCTTTTATCACGGCCAGACCAAGGATGAGCGGTTCGGCCTGCTCATCGCGGCGGTGGAGGTGCTGGAGAGGGCGGCCCTCAAGGCCATGCAAAACCCGGAATTCTGA
- a CDS encoding TetR/AcrR family transcriptional regulator, whose protein sequence is MTYADFKDKVMLSMEDICRDIFRENRAAIKVKKEAVVVKNLVNIYNATLSLSNKKGFHSMSLRELARETNLSLGALYSYFSNKEQLLAVIQEQGYRITGKLLEEEIGKKTEPVEKLDIAIRTHLYLSEAMQPWFYFFFMEAKNLNKEEQKKVIASELYTEKVFADILAAGVTAGRFTTGNTLLAASLIKTLLQDWYLKRWKYTKRKISVDEYADFVVKFVERALGVVIK, encoded by the coding sequence ATGACGTACGCCGACTTTAAAGACAAGGTCATGCTTTCCATGGAGGATATCTGCCGGGATATCTTCCGCGAGAATCGTGCCGCCATCAAAGTGAAAAAAGAGGCGGTGGTGGTGAAGAATCTGGTCAATATCTATAACGCCACCCTGAGCCTGAGCAACAAAAAGGGGTTCCACTCCATGAGCCTTCGGGAGCTGGCCCGTGAAACCAATTTAAGTCTGGGCGCGCTCTATTCCTATTTTTCCAATAAGGAACAGCTCCTGGCCGTTATCCAGGAGCAGGGCTATCGGATTACCGGAAAACTCCTGGAAGAGGAAATCGGCAAAAAGACCGAACCCGTGGAAAAGCTCGACATCGCCATCCGTACTCATCTGTATCTGAGCGAAGCCATGCAGCCCTGGTTCTACTTCTTCTTCATGGAAGCCAAAAATTTGAACAAAGAGGAGCAGAAGAAGGTGATCGCCAGCGAATTGTATACGGAAAAGGTCTTTGCCGATATCCTGGCCGCGGGCGTGACAGCCGGACGGTTTACCACCGGCAACACCTTGCTGGCGGCGTCGCTGATCAAGACCCTGCTTCAGGACTGGTACCTGAAACGGTGGAAATATACGAAAAGAAAAATCAGCGTGGATGAGTATGCGGATTTTGTCGTCAAATTCGTCGAACGGGCGTTGGGGGTAGTTATAAAGTGA
- a CDS encoding acyl-CoA dehydrogenase family protein produces the protein MDFEISDKMKTILEMIHEFVEKELMPLEAEFVTHDFKEMVPVLAEKRAMVKKMELWGPQIPTELGGMGLSLVDHGLVSEALGGCPLGHYVFGCQAPDAGNIEILHLHGTPEQKEQYLKPLVEGKIRSCFSMTEVDLPGSNPVMLDTTAVKDGDDYVINGHKWYTTAADGAKFAIVMAVTNPEAPVYLRASMIIVPTDTPGFNLVRNLPVMGEKGSDYASHGEILYQSCRVPRKNLLGPEGHGFVIAQERLGPGRIHHCMRWLGISKRCFDMMCRRANQRLILPDGQTLATRQIVRQWVADSAAEMQAARLMTLHAAWKIDRYGQKEARDDVSFIKFYVANTMLRVIDRALQVHGGLGMTDDTILAFFYRHERAARIYDGADEVHKMSVSKRILKSYQGK, from the coding sequence ATGGATTTTGAAATATCGGATAAGATGAAGACCATTCTGGAGATGATTCACGAGTTCGTGGAAAAGGAGCTGATGCCCCTGGAAGCGGAGTTCGTGACCCATGATTTCAAGGAAATGGTGCCGGTGCTGGCGGAAAAACGGGCGATGGTCAAGAAGATGGAACTGTGGGGTCCGCAGATCCCGACGGAACTGGGCGGCATGGGCCTTTCCCTGGTGGATCACGGCCTGGTGTCCGAAGCCCTGGGCGGCTGCCCGCTGGGCCATTATGTTTTCGGCTGCCAGGCGCCGGACGCCGGCAACATCGAGATCCTTCATCTGCACGGTACGCCGGAGCAGAAGGAACAGTATCTCAAGCCCCTGGTCGAGGGAAAGATCCGCAGTTGCTTTTCCATGACCGAAGTGGACCTGCCCGGCTCCAATCCGGTCATGCTGGATACCACCGCCGTCAAGGACGGGGACGACTATGTCATCAACGGTCATAAATGGTACACCACCGCCGCTGATGGCGCCAAGTTTGCCATCGTCATGGCCGTCACCAACCCGGAAGCACCGGTATATCTGCGGGCCAGCATGATCATCGTGCCCACGGACACTCCCGGCTTCAACCTGGTCCGCAACCTGCCGGTCATGGGCGAGAAGGGCAGCGACTACGCCAGCCACGGCGAAATTCTCTATCAATCCTGCCGGGTGCCGCGGAAGAACCTGCTGGGGCCGGAAGGCCACGGGTTCGTCATCGCCCAGGAACGGCTGGGCCCCGGCCGGATCCATCACTGCATGCGCTGGCTGGGCATCAGCAAACGCTGCTTTGACATGATGTGCCGCCGGGCCAACCAGCGGCTGATCCTGCCCGACGGCCAGACACTGGCCACGCGCCAGATCGTCCGTCAATGGGTGGCCGATTCAGCCGCGGAGATGCAGGCGGCCCGGCTGATGACCCTGCACGCCGCCTGGAAAATCGACCGCTACGGCCAGAAAGAGGCCCGCGACGACGTCTCTTTTATCAAGTTTTACGTGGCCAACACCATGCTGCGGGTGATCGACCGGGCCCTGCAGGTGCACGGCGGGCTGGGCATGACCGATGACACCATTTTGGCGTTCTTCTACCGTCATGAGCGGGCCGCCCGGATCTACGACGGCGCCGATGAAGTCCACAAAATGTCCGTGTCCAAGCGGATCCTGAAAAGTTACCAGGGTAAGTAG
- a CDS encoding histidine phosphatase family protein translates to MSTIYFIRHGQASFGKENYDQLSEQGMIQAGRLADHLLERKIVFDTVYIGPQVRHRQTAEPYLSRCRLAGINHFTVTEMPELAEYDFGGVLRTLVPVLAAESESYNNDVAAMFIDGRAFQRVFEEAALRWVRGEYSAADLMSWDEFSSRVNRGIDKILDQDGRGRQVGVFTSGGPTAVAVQRALALSGEMTMRVNWQVINCSMTRFKCTPEAMMLASFNEHDWLAHPEKENLVTYR, encoded by the coding sequence ATGAGCACGATCTACTTCATCCGTCACGGCCAGGCATCCTTTGGAAAGGAGAACTACGACCAGCTTTCCGAACAGGGGATGATCCAGGCCGGCCGGCTGGCGGATCACCTGCTGGAAAGAAAAATTGTTTTTGACACGGTCTATATCGGGCCCCAGGTCCGTCACCGCCAGACCGCCGAACCCTATCTGTCAAGGTGCCGGCTGGCCGGCATCAATCATTTTACCGTCACGGAGATGCCGGAACTGGCGGAGTATGATTTCGGCGGCGTGCTGCGAACGCTGGTTCCGGTCCTGGCCGCGGAGAGCGAATCCTATAATAATGATGTGGCCGCCATGTTCATCGACGGACGGGCCTTCCAGCGCGTGTTCGAAGAGGCGGCCCTGCGCTGGGTCAGGGGCGAATATTCAGCGGCCGACCTGATGTCATGGGATGAATTCTCTTCCCGGGTCAACCGGGGCATCGACAAGATCCTGGACCAGGACGGGCGCGGCCGGCAGGTGGGCGTGTTCACGTCCGGCGGGCCGACGGCGGTGGCTGTGCAGCGGGCCCTGGCCCTTTCCGGAGAGATGACCATGCGGGTGAACTGGCAGGTGATCAACTGCTCCATGACCCGTTTTAAATGCACGCCTGAGGCGATGATGCTGGCGTCGTTCAACGAGCACGACTGGCTGGCTCATCCGGAGAAGGAGAATCTCGTTACGTATCGGTGA
- a CDS encoding electron transfer flavoprotein subunit beta/FixA family protein translates to MKLLVCVKHVIDIEQQIDIRNDRLWIAENEDTRFHMNYFDEFAVEEAVRIKERFTGVTIDVLTLGPGSAEVTLRRAMALGADHAIHILSPENGFVPAEETAFHIAEFVKTEAYDLILFGVMSEDSMQSLTGPMTAAMCGLPCAAAVVDLTMAPETRSLTAVCELAGGLRETVRLPLPAVITTQSGINQPRYASLSNRLRAKSQAIRTIVPESTKLPKPRQHPLSVFLPAKTGAGEFIQGTIEEKARTLIDLLHQKSLI, encoded by the coding sequence ATGAAACTTCTTGTTTGCGTCAAGCACGTCATTGATATCGAGCAGCAGATCGACATCCGCAATGACCGCCTGTGGATCGCGGAGAACGAAGACACCCGTTTTCACATGAACTATTTTGACGAATTTGCCGTGGAAGAAGCCGTCCGGATCAAAGAACGGTTTACGGGCGTTACCATTGACGTCCTGACCCTGGGGCCAGGCAGCGCGGAAGTCACCCTGCGACGGGCCATGGCCCTGGGCGCGGACCATGCCATTCATATTCTGAGCCCTGAGAACGGCTTTGTGCCGGCCGAGGAAACGGCTTTTCATATCGCGGAATTTGTCAAAACCGAAGCTTATGATTTGATTCTCTTCGGGGTCATGTCCGAAGACAGCATGCAGAGCCTGACCGGGCCCATGACCGCGGCCATGTGCGGCCTGCCCTGCGCGGCCGCGGTGGTCGACCTGACGATGGCTCCGGAAACCCGGAGCCTGACCGCGGTCTGCGAACTGGCCGGCGGCCTGCGCGAAACCGTGCGCCTGCCGCTGCCGGCGGTTATCACCACGCAGTCGGGCATCAACCAGCCCCGGTACGCCTCCCTGTCCAACCGCCTGCGGGCCAAGTCACAGGCCATCCGGACGATCGTTCCGGAATCAACGAAACTGCCGAAACCGCGGCAGCACCCCCTGTCCGTCTTCCTGCCCGCTAAAACCGGGGCCGGTGAGTTCATTCAGGGGACCATCGAGGAAAAAGCCCGCACCCTGATTGACCTGCTGCATCAGAAATCGCTGATATGA
- a CDS encoding electron transfer flavoprotein subunit alpha/FixB family protein gives MKNNILLVAETIDNQVAPVSAELSGLAARLSAITGGRANFLIAGSDIVGPAGEFAAKTGRPALVIQHPSLCYPNPELLADVVSDLAARQSFHYICFPHTATGCQAAARAAVKTNAVCVSGISDLRADEDDIIFQRSLFNGKLAMDIRATDGPVVLTALPGAFSKSPDDPGLTADPEIIVRSVENTAVAYQPLTITAADDTDAGIDRADIIIAAGRGIGDRENLELVHRLARLFPNAAVAASRPLCDLKWLPYSRQVGATGKTVAPKLYLACGISGAQQHVYGMKDSQWIAAINTDPNAAIFSVADYCVVEDVTTFLPVLADMYENR, from the coding sequence ATGAAAAACAATATCCTGCTGGTAGCGGAAACAATCGACAACCAGGTAGCGCCGGTCAGCGCCGAGCTGTCCGGCCTGGCCGCCCGCCTGTCGGCCATTACCGGCGGCCGGGCGAATTTTCTGATTGCCGGCAGCGATATCGTCGGACCGGCCGGGGAGTTCGCGGCCAAGACCGGCCGGCCGGCGCTTGTGATTCAGCACCCGTCGCTGTGCTATCCCAACCCGGAGCTGCTGGCCGACGTCGTGTCCGATCTGGCCGCCCGGCAGTCCTTTCATTATATCTGTTTCCCGCACACGGCTACCGGATGTCAGGCCGCGGCCAGAGCCGCGGTTAAAACCAACGCCGTCTGCGTTTCGGGGATCAGCGACCTGCGAGCGGACGAGGATGACATCATCTTTCAGCGGTCCCTGTTCAACGGCAAACTGGCCATGGACATCAGGGCGACCGACGGACCGGTGGTACTGACCGCCCTGCCCGGCGCTTTTTCTAAATCGCCGGACGACCCGGGCCTGACGGCCGATCCGGAAATAATTGTCCGGTCCGTGGAGAACACCGCCGTTGCTTATCAACCCCTGACCATTACCGCCGCCGATGACACGGACGCGGGCATCGACAGGGCGGACATCATCATCGCCGCCGGTCGCGGCATCGGCGACCGGGAAAACCTGGAACTGGTCCACCGCCTGGCCCGGCTCTTTCCCAACGCCGCGGTGGCGGCCTCGCGGCCCCTGTGCGACCTCAAATGGCTGCCCTACTCCCGCCAGGTCGGCGCCACCGGCAAAACCGTTGCCCCCAAACTTTATCTCGCCTGCGGCATTTCCGGCGCCCAGCAGCATGTTTACGGCATGAAAGACTCCCAGTGGATCGCGGCCATCAACACCGACCCCAACGCCGCCATCTTTTCCGTGGCCGACTACTGCGTGGTGGAAGATGTCACGACCTTCCTGCCGGTCCTGGCGGATATGTACGAAAATCGATAG